The stretch of DNA TTATGCTTTAGTTTCCTACCTGGTTGATGGTGAATAGTATCTTCTTCTTGTGGACTTTGGTATTTGATGTTAATTGCCTAAATTAGTGTCTGACTATTTTATTGACCACAAGTAGTCCACATCTGACTATATCATCCATCACCTACATTTTTGTTTTGAAAAGGTTCCTAGTTTTCGACCAAAGCAAGGGACTAAGTTTTTCCCTCTTTCTCTTATTCTGTGAAGTCGCAAAGTTAGATAACCTTTTAGCGTATTGTTTTTGTTTGAAAGCTAGAGAATTAGAAAGTTGTGATACTGCTAATTTCTCTTTTCTCTGTTTATGCAATTGTGTTCTTGGTTTACAACTCTCAGGAAATGTCATTGTTGACGGGCAATAATGTGTTGTTGCGATATATTTTTGCATACTCGGCCCTATTTTGTACAACTTTCCCGTATATATTTAAAAAGCTATTTGGATGATCAAACTCGTTGTGGAGTGAAGTAACTTTTAGCAAAAATATGTGTCCCAAATGGCTAATTTCGGGACCTAAATCGGTTATAGTGCTTGTGGGTGTCAAACATCGTAGTTAAAAATTCTCTTGTTGGGGCatttctttttttattcttttatgaCACTCGGGTTTCGATTAGTTTTTGCACACCTCAATTAATTTATGGGATAGTCTATTAGTATATGTTATGGAAAACCTTATTGGAGAGGTCGTACTTTGAATGAAGTCCGACGTCCAACTCCTTGTATGGAAATTACAAAAAGGAGGGGAATGCATTACTCTCGTCAACTATTTATATGAGACTTCATAAACTTTTACAAATTCTCTGAGCTTATTACTTTCAACTTCCATGTTTTCTCATCAAAGAAAACTTTCAATTATTGTCTTTTTTTAAAAccattttttaatattacatatACTATAAGGTAGTCAAACTAATGTCTTAGCTCCATGTCTAATCAAATAGTGTGGTATAAAATGCGTGGCCAGGGTAGGATTATTCAGGGAACTTTTATTTTCCTATAGATACAAAATAAGGATAATATTTGTCCATTTTAGCCAGATTTTTCTATTTACAAAAAGTAAATTCGTtttttacaatatatatatatatatatatatatatatatatatatatatatatatatatatatatatatatatatatatatatggtcaaACACATATTTATATATAACTTGTATACAACTTTTTGTTGTACATAAATTCGGTCAAAATAGATAACTGACATATAACTTATATACAAtttgtatataatattttattgtaCAGAATTCGATTAAATAAAACATACATACAACTtgcatacaatttatatacaattatgTTAGTTGAATGTATTTTGTATGTCGTTTGTGTATCCGACATATAAAATACATACTAATTTCGGAGACCTCCCCTCACGTTTCGCTCCATCATAttggcatgattcgtggtttatAATATTACGCCTACCTTCCTTATTTTACTTTCTTTATAACAATTATTTAATGCGTTAactattaattaaaaaatatttttttttatcatattaTAGGTGCTTTTTATGTGACTCAAACTTCTGACTTATCCGTAGAAAATGAGATGTTTCATCAGCTGAGTCAATTCCCGCTGATCTAGTAACTCATACTAGTACCTTGGATGAAGTTCTTAGTGTTGGGCTTTTAAGCTTGGTGTAGCTTAAAGAGCGtgaatgaaatatttgagtttccctccctCGCAAAGAGATATTgttccatattggaggaagaaaagacttttcatgggtatatatacaattgctcttcttctagctcttaaagagttaagaagaaggcaagcctcacgccgtcgctcgctcgctcgctcgacttcggtcaaagattgattgattaatctttttggacaaaattcctttcaattatttaattaattaatttaattaattaacgaaaattcaATCAGGATTAATCCAGAACCCGCGACGCGATCCGATCCGTTTTCttttccggattattttaaattcgTTTTCTGTTTTCACGCAATATTTCTGTTGAAATATTCCCACATGTTCCAACAgctatggctgtttctgaaaggttgcaaaccttttcagaaacagtgccaaatagtctataaatatgccttgaatcTCAGAATCTTTACTTACTAAATTTCCtgattatcttcttcttcttctggacAATATTTTTTCTAGTGtcttttacgaccattgagtggtttgAAGTTCACCCGCATTTTttgtaccaatacactggtgagttgaatcgttctatcctggaaggataatattccagcacctcaggtacttgaggggaataatttccttaaggacgcATTGTACATTCaatgggctcgatttattccgatattatttttcagaatttatttcgtcAAACTGGttctactaactttctgtttctgtttctattttagaaagtttaatttttttattgtttATTACAACAATACAGATTGAATagcaatcttaaggaaattattttattgtattctgtattctgtttgtggagattaaaacctgtgtgattttctattccttctgaattttactattctgatttgaagatataaaatctccatcagagtattgaaattcagaaacgatttgaagaacataaaaacttcatcgttttctgtAAAATAATATATGCAAACTTtggttttttatttattaaacgtaCTGTTTATTGTAAATTACAGTATTGTTTATTGTTATGTTTTCTGCCATTAATTAAACTCTTCTGTTATTGACAGTGAGAAATGGAAATTGATAACGGAAATCCTTCtgcgactgttgcggcaacgacgatagcatCGTCAAGCCGAACTGTTGTTCCATCGGCTGAGAAACCGGAAAAATTttctggagccaacttcaaaggatggcagcaaagggcgTTCttttggcttaccacacttggtatgcagaaattcactagtgaagaacctccggTGCCTactgcggacatgccggacaacgagaaattcatgattgttgaggcgtggaaatATGCAGACTTTCTTTGCAAATGCTACATCCTAAGTGCTTTGGAGGGtgacttgtacaatgtctacAGTGCTGTGAAAACTTTGAAAGAATTATGGgatgcacttgagaagaagtacaagattgaagatgcatgcttgaagaagtttgtggttgccaagtttctagactataaaatgatagatagcaaaaccgttggaacccaagttcaagaacttcaacttatttttcacgaccttattgctaaaggtatggtcgtgaatgaagcatttcaagtggctgcaatgattgaaaaatggTCTCCTTCGTGGGGAGATTTCAAAAACTATCTTAAGCATAAGCACAAAGAAATAAAGTTAGAAGATCTTGtgattttgtgatgacccaaaatgtcatctttaaatttaataagtaattctgtattttaagacctcaaaaagcaccatttattattcctcgatttgcgtgcgcagtctgtataaattttttgaaaagttttcatgtgaaaaatagattaaaatgtgaaatagagatttaaaactcaactgagttgactttggtcaacattttgagaaaacagacccAAATCAgtattttaataattttggtaggtccgtatcgtgatttgggacttgggcatatgcccataatttaatttggaggtccctaactcaagttatgaccatttaacggaaactagtaatttaaaggctaaagattttcaagtttgaccacggggttgactttttgatatcggagccggaatccaattctgaaaatttgaatagctccgttatgttatttatgacgtgtgtgccaaatttgaagtcattctggattcatttaatatgttttggcacgagatttgcaaattgaaaagtttaaaactcaaagttcaaatcgaggtgtgaattgcaattttgatgttattggacgtgattttagaccccgagtaagtccgtattatgttacaggacttgttgatatattcggacggggtcccgagtaccccgagtgtgattcgaatcgaaatcggaacaagaattggacttaagcaaaaatctaaaatttggccttctagtgtaattgcacctgcggatttttgaccgcaggtgcgagctcgcagaagcgagccttccatcacaGATGCACCCGGGCGTGGCTGGacaaaattccgcaggtgtggaaacctgcacgcacccgcgtgtccgcagaagcggacacaatAATCGCAGAAGCAGAGGTCAGCGGAGGTTCGCATTTTTCCTCCGTagatgcgaggcctcgcctggcagccccttttcacagatgcgagattttctcgcaaatgcgagcccaggcaccgcaggtgcagaaatgcctGGCCAGTATATAaatcgaagagtccgatattatttttacattttggttgttttgagctcggttaaagcgaatttttgggcgattttcacggaacatattagggtaagtgttccttatcctatattgattatatttcatgattccatacttgtttatatcatgaatccatgaatttatggaagaaaaattagatttttctaaaatcttccagaAACGAATTTTtttgatttgaaggtccatttgacatcggaattggatattttttgtattgttgaactcgtagcggaacaggtgttcgaatttcgcgagtttttccgggatttgagacatggatcccactgtcgaatattttaataaatttctgatttttatccgaaaaattagtaaattcatatggaattaatttctatgattcgtattgagtatattaaattgtttatgaatagatttggagcttttggagacaaatttaaaaggaaaagttgtggtcgagtaattgattagaatttgcaaagcgaggaaatacaacccttaaactatttgttatgtgaaatgcatgtgaacgacgtataagcgaggtgacgagtgtctatacgtcgtcaaattaattatttgcataattatttgaaaaatcataaatcgttttaaatcatgaattaattattataataattatttcgctcctattctttgtcaaatattaattcttgaattcctgcattaattgtcagatgctatttgaattatgtgtcttaattgttattgtacatttagcatattaaatgttaaactacctattttctccctgatttccataataatttgctatttgtcattgtttgtttcataattaaatcataattattgtatgcttgttgtcttataattttatattaattgtcgcatttattggagaaatttcttctataagaattggtaaatggatatattggaggaccgggttgcacgtcgcaataaaattgattgaaatggatatattggaggatcgggttgcacgccgtaacagacttattaaaaagtccatattggaggatcaggttgcacgccgcaatagacttattaaaagtcaatatttgggggatcggattgcacgccgcaatagacttattaaaactcaaaattttggggatcggattgcacgccgcaatagagttattaaaagtcaatatttgggggatcggattacacgccgcaatagacttatttaaaagtcaatatatatatacttgattaaaaataattatatgagaggattgaaaatgaatatattatgggagctggttgcacgccgcaacagaattgaacaTGAATGTATTGTGagggcgggttgcacgctgcaacggaaattgatgaaaatgataattggttataactgctgggttggcttcaattattataaatgagttatctgatttatttctattatttgttgttgttactaatattacgtacaggttaatgtaagtgacccgccttagcctcgtcactacttcgttgaggttaggctcaatacttaccagtacatggggtcggttgtactgatactatactctgcacttcttgtacagatttcggagttggtcccagcggcgtaccaaagatttgctcggatttcatctactataggagacttgaggtataactacacgacgtccgcagtttctaaagtccccatctactttactttagctgtgtgtttatttccagacatctttattttattcatacccttatttgtattattctagaagcttgtgcacttgtaacaccaattctgggatggtatttagacaccgttatttttttaTGGATtgttcactatattttagactttacttccgcatttgtttctttgattattaataatttaaaaattattttaaaaatggataatattattctaacgttggcttgtctagcaagtgaaatgttaggcgccatcacggtccgaaggtgggaatttcgggtcgtgacatattcgtctcaagattgaggaagacaacaaaacaaccGATAAGacgtctcgtggaaattcaacaatcatgtgagctaatatcgttgaggaaaTTACTCCAAAAAGTAAGGAgggaaagaggtcttctggatagactaaggagcagaacaaaaagaaattcaagggcagctgttACAGTTATGGAAAAgctggtcacaaagcccctgattgtcgtctcccgaaaaaggataagaagaaggaacatgccaacatagtggaaaagaatgatgacattgataaTCTGtatgcaatgctttcggaatgcaacctagttggaaatccgaaggagtggtggattgtctctggagccactcgacatatttgtgctgtcaaagaagcatttgcggcttactctactgctggtcccgaaaaAGAGCTTttcatgggaaatactgcaacaaccaagattgaaAGTTacgggaagatattcctgaagatgacttctggcaaggtgttaacgctcaacaacgttcttcatgttcctactattaggaagaatttagtttctacttctttacttgttaagaatggattcaaatgtgtatttgtttatgataaagttgttgtaagaaagaatgaaatgtatgttggaaagggctacctcagagagggccttttcaaactaaatgtaatggttgttgacaatatgaataaaatttcagcttcttcttatttatttgagtcaaataatttatggcatattcgtttaggacatgtcaattacaaaaccttacaGAAGTTAAttatttagaagtattgcctaaattcgagtgtaataaatcaaaatgtcaaatgggtgttgaatctaagtttgtaaaacatccttataagtctgttgaaaggaattcaaatcatttagacttaattcatactgacatttgtgatatgaagtcaacaccatctcgaggtggaaaaaagtattttattacttttattgacaattgcactcgatattgttatgtttatttgcttaatagtaaggatgaagtaattgaagcatttaagtaatacaagaatgaagtggagaagcaattgaataaaaagatcaaaatgattagaagtgatatgGGTGAagaatatgaatctccgtttgcagaaatatgttctgAATATGGAATTATTTATCAAACTACTGCCCCCTACACACCttaatccaatggaattgcggaaagaaaaaatcggacattaaaagaaatgatgaattctttattaataagtttcgGATTACCGCAAAGTATGTgggggaagctatccttacaactaaccgaatactcaacagagtaccccacaacgaaatgcaatctattccatatgaaaaatggaaaggaagaaaactcaacttgaaatatttcaaagtgttaGAGtatctagcaaaggtacaagttcctttacttACCTAAAAgagttaaaatcggaccaaacactgtagattgcgttttcattggatatgaaacaaatagtaaagcatgtcGTTTTTtagttcataaatccgataatcccgaaattcatgttaatacggtaatggaatcagataatgctgaattatTTGAAAgtatctatccgtataaaactgaatgcgagtcgttaagtggatgacctaaacgacctcggaaagaaccaaaggaaaatactccaagtgtagaagatccaaggcatagcaaacgtcaaagaacatctacttcctttggacatgattttgtgacattcttgcttgaaaataagcctcaaacttttaaagcagctatgtcatattttgattcagCATTTTGGTAAGcagcagtcaatagtgagattcaatcaattttggataaccatacatgggaattgattGATCTTCCTCCGgcaaataagcctttaggttcgaaatggatctt from Nicotiana tomentosiformis chromosome 11, ASM39032v3, whole genome shotgun sequence encodes:
- the LOC138901235 gene encoding uncharacterized protein is translated as MEIDNGNPSATVAATTIASSSRTVVPSAEKPEKFSGANFKGWQQRAFFWLTTLGMQKFTSEEPPVPTADMPDNEKFMIVEAWKYADFLCKCYILSALEGDLYNVYSAVKTLKELWDALEKKYKIEDACLKKFVVANCYSYGKAGHKAPDCRLPKKDKKKEHANIVEKNDDIDNLYAMLSECNLVGNPKEWWIVSGATRHICAVKEAFAAYSTAGPEKELFMGNTATTKIESYGKIFLKMTSGKVLF